One genomic segment of Passer domesticus isolate bPasDom1 chromosome 21, bPasDom1.hap1, whole genome shotgun sequence includes these proteins:
- the UHRF1 gene encoding E3 ubiquitin-protein ligase UHRF1, whose product MWIQVRTMDGSQTHRVDSLSKLTKVEGLRLRIHEVFGVEPHRQRLFYRGKQMEDGHSLFDYSVGLNDIVQLLVRQSPALLPAGSKEKDSELSDTDSGCGSGPSESDKSSHNGEAALELEGQPSTAAQPPWTDPCFGLYKINDLVDARDTDMGAWFEATVVNVTRKKPTSESAGSCTDPDQPTAVPEEDVIYHVKYDDYPENGVVQMSSGNVRARARTILKWHQLEVGQVVMVNYNPDEPKERGFWYDAEILQKRETKMTRELNAKILLGEAGDSLNDCTIILVDEIYKIEEPGTASPISTGTPKRQSGPVCKACKDNPNKTCRVCACHICGGKQDPDKQLMCDECDMAFHIYCLNPPLSRIPDDEDWYCPECRNDASEVVLAGEKLKESKKKQKMASANSSSRRDWGKGMACVGRTKECTIVPSNHYGPIPGIPVGTMWKFRVQVSESGVHRPHVAGIHGRSNDGAYSLVLAGGYEDDIDHGNSFTYTGSGGRDLSGNKRTAEQSCDQKLTNMNRALALNCSAPINDKHGAEAKDWRAGKPVRVVRNVKGGKHSKYAPLEGNRYDGIYKVVKYWPETGKSGFLVWRYLLRRDDEEPAPWTKEGKDRMKKLGLTMQYPEGYLEAVANKDKEKENNGDDEFDTPGKGKRKRKSAGGEETPVTSPAGTPKKTKVEPYKLTSQQKSLIKSDEANEKLWNEVLEALKDGPKFLSKVEEAFLCICCQEVVFRPVTTVCQHNVCKDCLDRSFKASVFSCPACRYELGRSYSMEVNEALQSVLAQLFPGYGSGR is encoded by the exons ATGTGGATCCAGGTGCGCACCATGGACGGCAGCCAGACGCACCGCGTGGACTCCCTCTCCAAGCTCACCAAGGTGGAGGGGCTGCGCCTGCGGATACACGAGGTGTTCGGCGTGGAGCCCCACCGGCAGCGGCTCTTCTACCGCGGCAAGCAG ATGGAAGATGGGCACTCCCTGTTCGACTACAGCGTGGGGCTGAACGATATTGTTCAGCTGCTGGTCAGACAAAGCCCGGCCCTGCTGCCTGCCGGGAGCAAGGAGAAGGACTCGGAGCTCTCGGACACCGACTCCGGCTGCGGCTCCGGCCCCAGCGAGTCCGACAAGAGCTCCCACAACGGGgaggctgccctggagctggagggaCAGCCCAGCACGGCGGCTCAGCCCCCCTGGACCGACCCCTGCTTCGGCCTCTACAAG ATCAATGACTTGGTGGATGCTCGGGACACGGACATGGGAGCGTGGTTTGAAGCCACAGTCGTGAACGTaaccaggaaaaaacccaccagcgaatcagctgggagctgcacgGATCCTGACCAGcccacagctgtccctgaagaAGATGTCATTTATCATGTGAAATACGATga CTACCCAGAGAACGGGGTGGTGCAGATGAGCTCGGGCAACGTGCGGGCTCGGGCACGGACCATCCTCAAGTGGCACCAGCTGGAGGTGGGGCAGGTGGTGATGGTCAACTACAACCCTGATGAACCCAAGGAGAGGGGCTTCTGGTACGACGCTGAGATCCTGcagaaaagggaaacaaaaatgACCAGGGAGCTCAATGCAAAGATATTGCTTGG GGAAGCTGGTGATTCCTTGAATGACTGCACAATTATATTAGTGGATGAAATCTACAAAATTGAAGAGCCAGGCACTGCTTCTCCCATCAGTACTGGAACCCCAAAAC GACAGAGTGGACCCGTGTGTAAAGCCTGCAAGGACAACCCAAACAAGACCTGCAGGGTCTGTGCTTGTCACATCTGTGGGGGGAAGCAGGATCCAGATAAGCAGCTCATGTGTGATGAGTGTGACATGGCCTTCCACATCTACTGCCTCAACCCTCCTCTCAGCAGAATCCCAGATGATGAGGACTG GTATTGCCCTGAGTGTCGAAATGATGCAAGTGAGGTGGTTTTAGCAggagagaaattaaaagaaagtaaaaagaagcaaaagatGGCATCTGCTAATTCCTCCTCCCGGAGAGACTGGGGCAAG GGCATGGCGTGTGTTGGGCGCACCAAGGAATGCACCATTGTCCCCTCCAACCACTATGGACCAATTCCTGGCATCCCTGTTGGCACCATGTGGAAGTTCAGAGTTCAG GTGAGCGAGTCTGGGGTGCACAGGCCCCACGTGGCGGGGATCCACGGCAGGAGCAACGACGGGGCCTATTCCttggtgctggcaggaggatATGAAGATGACATC GATCATGGGAATTCCTTCACGTACACAGGGAGTGGGGGGCGAGACCTCTCCGGGAACAAGCGCACGGCGGAGCAGTCCTGTGATCAGAAACTCACCAACATGAACAG agccctggctctgaACTGCAGTGCCCCCATCAACGACAAGCACGGGGCTGAGGCCAAGGACTGGCGGGCGGGGAAGCCGGTGCGGGTGGTCAGGAACGTCAAGGGAGGCAAGCACAGCAAGTATGCTCCTCTGGAGGGCAACAGATACGACGGCATCTACAAG GTTGTGAAATACTGGCCTGAGACAGGGAAGTCTGGGTTTCTGGTGTGGCGTTACCTGCTTAGGAGGGATGATGAAGAACCTGCTCCTTGGACCAAAGAGGGAAAGGACAGGATGAAAAAGCTTGGTCTGACAATGCAG TATCCTGAAGGATATTTGGAAGCTGTTGCAAACaaagacaaggaaaaagaaaataatggagATGATGAGTTTGATACcccagggaaagggaagaggaaaaggaaatcagCAG gTGGGGAGGAAACACCCGTCACCTCTCCAGCAGGGACTCCAAAGAAAACTAAAGTTGAGCCATACAAGCTGACATCCCAGCAGAAATCTCTTATAAAAAGTGATGAAGCCAATGAAAAACTGTGGAATGAAGTCCTAGAGGCCCTCAAAGATGGGCCG AAATTTCTGAGTAAAGTGGAGGAGGCCTTTCTGTGTATCTGCTGCCAGGAGGTCGTGTTCCGGCCAGTCACCACCGTGTGCCAGCACAACGTCTGCAAG